Proteins encoded within one genomic window of Actinoplanes octamycinicus:
- a CDS encoding LamG-like jellyroll fold domain-containing protein, translated as MKKQILTVAAVVAAVLAAAPPAVAADPEPAWHAGVPPLATPWTDQVGPDNALPEYPRPQLTRSRWQSLNGVWQFARATAGQAVPAGQSLAERVLVPYPIESALSGIQRHEDRMWYRRTFTVPSGWNINAGNRLRLNFGAVDYDAKVYVNGTLVATHRGGYDKFDADVTDALTGSGEQELIVWAEDLTDATGQPIGKQRRTSDRGIFYQGSSGIWQTVWMEPVPASSITGLRVTPDLKAGVLRLTVDVAGRDDLQVKAVARGSGAVAGKIQGPSGTELALPVTRPHLWSPDDPYLYDLDVSLVDGKTTVDKVGSYFGMRSVGTAQGGDGRLRITLNDKILFHMANLDQGFWPDGLYTAPTDAALKWDLKKDKEMGFNAVRKHIKVEPDRWYYWADKLGLMVWQDMPAANTGPIPEAWRGQFEAELHEMVREHQSWTSIVAWVPFNEGWGEWDRAATGRIADQVKGQDPTRLVNAHSGVNCCNSKGDSGRGDVIDFHQYLGPASPRPTAERVSIDGEHGGYGLKVANHMWFGDGNAYQMTPDKATLTSRYVQNQEDVLTSAQRCGISAAIYTQLSDVEGELNGFFTYDRRVTKMDLAQVKAVNQKIVAGADGTTAGIPQPDPGTPGLTGVAFWPLDGSYGDLTPVGDPAFTDGHTGQGVAFNGSNQFLDAGRPVLDTASDYSVAAWVKLDKADGAFQTVVSQDGAANSDFFLQYSGADQRFAMSFAGVRALAPAKPEAGRWYHLVGVRDSVKGELRLYVDGALAGTADACLPQAAPTGHTVVGRGKFGGNPVDYLDGVADQVHLYDRALSADEISQLHASNQ; from the coding sequence GTGAAGAAACAGATCCTCACGGTGGCGGCCGTGGTCGCCGCCGTCCTGGCGGCGGCGCCACCGGCCGTCGCCGCCGATCCCGAACCCGCCTGGCACGCCGGCGTCCCGCCGCTCGCCACCCCGTGGACCGACCAGGTCGGCCCGGACAACGCCCTGCCCGAGTACCCGCGTCCGCAGCTCACCCGCAGCAGGTGGCAGAGCCTGAACGGCGTCTGGCAGTTCGCCCGGGCCACCGCCGGCCAGGCCGTGCCGGCCGGGCAGAGCCTGGCCGAGCGGGTGCTGGTGCCCTATCCGATCGAGTCCGCGCTCTCCGGCATCCAGCGCCACGAGGACCGGATGTGGTATCGGCGGACCTTCACCGTGCCGAGCGGCTGGAACATCAACGCCGGCAACCGGCTCCGGCTCAACTTCGGCGCCGTCGACTACGACGCCAAGGTTTACGTGAACGGCACGCTGGTGGCCACCCACCGCGGCGGCTACGACAAGTTCGACGCCGACGTCACCGACGCGCTGACCGGCAGCGGCGAGCAGGAGCTGATCGTCTGGGCCGAGGACCTCACCGACGCCACCGGCCAGCCGATCGGCAAGCAGCGCCGGACCAGCGACCGCGGCATCTTCTACCAGGGCAGCTCGGGCATCTGGCAGACCGTCTGGATGGAGCCGGTGCCGGCCTCGTCGATCACCGGCCTGCGGGTCACCCCGGATCTCAAGGCCGGCGTCCTGCGGCTCACGGTCGACGTCGCGGGACGCGACGACCTGCAGGTCAAGGCCGTGGCGCGGGGCAGCGGCGCGGTGGCCGGCAAGATCCAAGGGCCGTCCGGTACGGAGTTGGCGCTCCCGGTGACCCGTCCGCATCTGTGGTCGCCCGACGACCCGTACCTCTATGACCTGGACGTCTCCCTGGTCGACGGCAAGACGACCGTCGACAAGGTCGGGTCGTACTTCGGGATGCGCTCGGTCGGCACCGCCCAGGGCGGCGACGGCCGGCTGCGGATCACCCTGAACGACAAGATCCTGTTCCACATGGCCAACCTCGACCAGGGCTTCTGGCCGGACGGGCTCTACACCGCGCCCACCGACGCGGCGCTGAAGTGGGATCTCAAGAAGGACAAGGAGATGGGCTTCAACGCGGTGCGCAAGCACATCAAGGTGGAGCCGGACCGCTGGTACTACTGGGCCGACAAGCTGGGCCTGATGGTCTGGCAGGACATGCCGGCCGCGAACACCGGCCCGATCCCGGAGGCGTGGCGCGGGCAGTTCGAGGCCGAGCTGCACGAGATGGTCCGCGAGCACCAGAGCTGGACCTCGATCGTCGCCTGGGTGCCGTTCAACGAGGGCTGGGGCGAGTGGGACCGGGCCGCCACCGGCCGGATCGCCGACCAGGTCAAGGGGCAGGACCCGACCCGGCTGGTGAACGCGCACAGCGGGGTGAACTGCTGCAACTCCAAGGGTGACTCGGGCAGGGGCGACGTCATCGACTTCCACCAGTACCTCGGCCCGGCGTCGCCGCGGCCCACCGCCGAGCGGGTGTCGATCGACGGCGAGCACGGCGGGTACGGCCTCAAGGTCGCCAACCACATGTGGTTCGGTGACGGCAACGCCTACCAGATGACGCCCGACAAGGCGACGCTGACCAGCCGGTACGTGCAGAACCAGGAGGACGTGCTGACCTCCGCGCAGCGGTGCGGGATCAGCGCGGCGATCTACACCCAGCTCTCCGACGTCGAGGGCGAGCTCAACGGCTTCTTCACCTACGACCGGCGAGTGACCAAGATGGACCTGGCCCAGGTCAAGGCGGTCAACCAGAAGATCGTCGCGGGCGCGGACGGGACCACCGCCGGCATCCCGCAGCCGGACCCGGGCACCCCGGGGCTGACCGGCGTGGCGTTCTGGCCGCTCGACGGGTCGTACGGCGACCTCACCCCGGTCGGCGACCCGGCCTTCACCGACGGGCACACCGGCCAGGGCGTGGCGTTCAACGGCAGCAACCAGTTCCTGGACGCCGGCCGCCCGGTGCTGGACACCGCCTCCGACTACTCGGTGGCGGCCTGGGTCAAGCTGGACAAGGCGGACGGCGCCTTCCAGACCGTGGTCAGCCAGGACGGGGCCGCGAACAGCGACTTCTTCCTGCAGTACTCGGGCGCCGACCAGCGCTTCGCGATGAGCTTCGCGGGCGTCCGGGCGCTCGCGCCGGCCAAGCCGGAGGCCGGCCGCTGGTACCACCTGGTCGGCGTGCGCGACTCGGTCAAGGGTGAGCTGCGCCTGTACGTCGACGGCGCGCTGGCCGGCACCGCCGACGCCTGCCTGCCGCAGGCCGCCCCGACCGGCCACACGGTGGTCGGCCGCGGCAAGTTCGGCGGCAACCCGGTCGACTACCTGGACGGCGTCGCCGACCAGGTGCACCTCTACGACCGGGCGCTCTCCGCCGACGAGATCAGCCAGCTCCACGCGTCGAACCAGTGA
- a CDS encoding TetR/AcrR family transcriptional regulator → MSRQPTSNRRSEQSRQAILTAAAGLCAEVGYAATTVEGIAARAGVGKQTIYRWWPSKAAVLLEHMERVREAQAGFPDTGDLRADLLAQTSAVQALFGGDLGAVWRGLLIAAQSEDVAAAGVRALLEQAISDAKERLARAREAGELRPDADLDMAVEIIYGPLYHAWLLRARPLPEAYMKEVLALVFEGLAG, encoded by the coding sequence GTGAGCCGCCAACCCACCTCGAACCGTCGCAGCGAGCAGTCCCGGCAGGCGATCCTGACCGCCGCCGCCGGGCTCTGCGCCGAGGTCGGTTACGCCGCGACCACGGTCGAGGGGATCGCCGCCCGGGCCGGGGTCGGCAAGCAGACGATCTACCGCTGGTGGCCGTCCAAGGCGGCGGTGCTGCTGGAGCACATGGAGCGGGTGCGCGAGGCGCAGGCCGGCTTCCCGGACACCGGTGACCTGCGGGCTGACCTGCTCGCCCAGACGTCCGCGGTGCAGGCGCTGTTCGGCGGCGACCTCGGCGCGGTCTGGCGGGGGCTGCTGATCGCGGCGCAGTCCGAGGACGTCGCGGCGGCCGGTGTGCGCGCGCTGCTCGAGCAGGCGATAAGCGACGCCAAGGAGCGCCTGGCGCGCGCCCGGGAGGCCGGTGAGCTACGGCCGGACGCAGACCTCGACATGGCCGTGGAGATCATTTACGGGCCGCTGTACCACGCCTGGCTGCTGCGGGCGCGGCCGCTGCCGGAGGCGTACATGAAAGAGGTCCTGGCCCTGGTCTTCGAGGGCCTGGCGGGCTAG
- a CDS encoding LysR substrate-binding domain-containing protein codes for MELRDIEIFLTLAEELHFGRTAERLHVSQARVSQSIKQQERRIGGALFERTSRSVRLTPLGVGLRDRLAAGYTEIMAGVDEASSIARGQAGTLSVGTYDTHHQEFLAVLDLFRQRHPQTTLRMPEVIPTDPFGGLRARRVDVAVLWLPIREPDLMVGPELFTERLVLAVASDHPLAAREQATMEDLGDYPVIFPDGPIPDYVWAQHTPPVTPSGRPIQRGVGVTTLNEALTAVAGGGVITPVGAQIAESRVRRDITFLPIADGPVLRYAPVWRRAGETPLVRAFLRAAEDARR; via the coding sequence GTGGAGTTACGTGACATCGAGATCTTCCTGACCCTCGCCGAGGAGCTGCACTTCGGGCGGACGGCCGAACGTCTGCACGTCTCCCAGGCCCGGGTCAGCCAGTCGATCAAGCAGCAGGAGCGGCGGATCGGCGGCGCCCTGTTCGAGCGGACCAGCCGCAGCGTGCGCCTCACCCCGCTGGGCGTGGGCCTGCGCGACCGGCTGGCCGCCGGCTACACCGAGATCATGGCCGGCGTCGACGAGGCGTCATCCATCGCCCGCGGTCAGGCCGGCACCCTGAGCGTCGGCACCTACGACACCCACCACCAGGAGTTCCTCGCCGTCCTCGACCTGTTCCGGCAGCGGCACCCGCAGACCACGCTGCGGATGCCGGAGGTGATCCCGACCGATCCGTTCGGTGGCCTGCGTGCCCGCCGGGTCGACGTGGCGGTGCTCTGGCTGCCGATCCGGGAGCCGGATCTGATGGTCGGACCGGAGCTGTTCACCGAACGGCTGGTGCTGGCCGTCGCGTCCGATCACCCGCTGGCGGCACGGGAGCAGGCCACCATGGAGGACTTGGGCGACTACCCGGTGATCTTCCCGGACGGGCCGATCCCGGACTACGTCTGGGCCCAGCACACCCCGCCGGTGACCCCGTCCGGGCGGCCGATCCAGCGCGGCGTCGGGGTGACCACCCTCAACGAGGCGCTGACCGCTGTCGCCGGTGGCGGCGTCATCACCCCGGTCGGCGCGCAGATCGCCGAGTCCCGGGTGCGCCGGGACATCACCTTCCTGCCGATCGCCGACGGGCCGGTCCTCCGCTACGCGCCGGTGTGGCGCCGGGCCGGCGAGACGCCGCTGGTCCGCGCCTTCCTCCGGGCCGCCGAGGACGCGCGACGCTAG
- a CDS encoding DUF7402 domain-containing protein has translation MHWTRYALVTLILVAGLGAPSRAAAGPGRCALTVVAHEDDDLLFVNPEISDDIAAGRCVTTLYVTSGDAARGPDYWRSRERGEMAAYARMAGRPARWTEQTRLVRGHPVHRATLAGTRITLLFLRLPDRVGGWPDQTLQLLWLDPSVRMYTLDAGHRYTRATLLTVLTAVMVIYQPTVIRTLDFRGAYGDGDHDDHHTVAYLTHAAQLRYRTPHRITGHLGYPVARRPANLTAARYRAKLGHFLAYAPHDRVVCQTADRCDRGGYGAYLRRDVRVPAPAGPGRNVAGQALPAASSGNEATVEVAAKAVDGRRDGALLGEWVTVGERAGAWLTLTWPDPQVLNRIVLYDRPNRADRITGAVLRFSDGSTVPVGPLPDDGSPLTVHFAPKAVTSLRFTVTGVSGTTRDAGLAEIRAVTAA, from the coding sequence GTGCACTGGACCAGGTACGCCCTCGTCACGCTGATCCTGGTCGCCGGTCTCGGCGCGCCGTCCCGGGCGGCCGCCGGTCCCGGCCGGTGCGCGCTGACCGTGGTCGCCCACGAGGACGACGACCTGCTCTTCGTCAACCCGGAGATCAGCGACGACATCGCGGCCGGCCGCTGCGTCACCACCCTGTACGTCACCTCCGGCGACGCCGCCCGCGGCCCGGACTACTGGCGTTCCCGGGAACGCGGCGAGATGGCCGCCTACGCCCGGATGGCGGGCCGCCCGGCCCGGTGGACCGAGCAGACCCGGCTGGTCCGCGGGCACCCGGTGCACCGGGCCACCCTGGCCGGCACCCGGATCACCCTGCTCTTCCTGCGCCTGCCGGACCGGGTCGGCGGCTGGCCGGACCAGACCCTGCAACTGCTCTGGCTGGACCCGTCCGTCCGGATGTACACGCTGGACGCCGGGCACCGGTACACCCGGGCCACCCTGCTGACGGTGCTCACCGCGGTCATGGTGATCTACCAGCCCACGGTCATCCGCACCCTGGACTTCCGGGGCGCCTACGGCGACGGGGACCACGACGACCACCACACGGTCGCCTACCTCACCCACGCGGCCCAGTTGCGCTACCGCACGCCGCACCGGATCACCGGCCACCTCGGGTACCCGGTCGCCCGGCGCCCGGCGAACCTGACCGCCGCCCGGTACCGGGCCAAGCTCGGCCACTTCCTCGCCTACGCCCCGCACGACCGGGTGGTCTGCCAGACCGCCGACCGGTGCGACCGCGGCGGTTACGGCGCGTACCTGCGCCGCGACGTCCGTGTGCCGGCGCCGGCCGGGCCGGGCCGCAACGTGGCCGGGCAGGCCCTCCCGGCCGCCTCCTCGGGCAACGAGGCGACCGTCGAGGTGGCCGCCAAGGCGGTCGACGGGCGGCGGGACGGTGCCCTGCTCGGCGAGTGGGTCACCGTCGGCGAGCGGGCCGGCGCCTGGCTCACCCTGACCTGGCCGGACCCGCAGGTGCTGAACCGGATCGTGCTCTACGACCGGCCGAACCGCGCGGACCGGATCACCGGCGCCGTGCTGCGGTTCTCCGACGGCAGCACGGTCCCGGTCGGCCCGCTGCCGGACGACGGCTCGCCGCTCACCGTCCATTTCGCCCCGAAGGCGGTGACCAGCCTGCGCTTCACCGTCACCGGCGTCTCCGGCACCA